One Betta splendens chromosome 5, fBetSpl5.4, whole genome shotgun sequence genomic window, cagaatagCTAAACTCTATGAGTAAGCCACTTAACTCACCACTCTGATCATCCAGTAGATAGTATTGTTTTAGCAGCTGCCAGTGTACCAGCAGACTCTTGGGAGTGCGAGATGGGTGAAAAACACCGGGATGTTTGCCCAAAAGCTCCTGAAACACATCTAGTTTGGGCTGACTGGTCTGTTTTTGACAAACATAATACAGAAACACTGGTttgtacaaataaaaatatcatgTTTTTCATAGCTTACAATTAAACCGGTAATAATATATGTTTACGGGTTATAGATTatgagagacgagagagagataCTTTCAACTCCTAAATACTGAATAAAGCAATGTGCTGCGTGAGCTTTTCATTAACTTTCCGAGTCCCAAAGTAATCTTTCTGTTAGACATCAAAACTGGTCAGACATTTCTACTAATCTATTTCACTTACTGAACTGATCTTAGCCAGCAGTGCCTCCTCATTCTGACTGAAGAGAGCTTTGCTTTGAATGGCTGCAATAGCTTCTGGGTGAAGCTGCCGCATGGCCTGCCACGCCAGCCTGATAGAaaggtttaaattaaaaataaaatatatatatatatatataattaaaggTTAGGGATGtcaaaaaaaagttaaatatagAAGGTTGAAGGAACAGCCTTGTTCTTACTTTGAGATAACTGGGTCGTAGAGCAGAGCGTACCACCTCTCTTTAATTTCCCGTAAAGTAAAACGACAGCTGAACTTGACCCCCAGATGAACAGATGTCAAGTCTGTGGTCTAaagacacatttaaacacaagaTCAGTCCTGTGACAAACAATTCACTTTAATtctaaaacaatatttattttcttgaaCAATGACTGCAACTGCTGCATTATTCACCTGCAAAACCGCATTTATAAGCAGCAGGTCATCTGTGGGTTTCCACCGGCCCAGGTCTTTAGTGATATGTAGTGGCTGCTTGCTTTTCTTCACTCTTTTGGCGATGGGTGCGGGATTTATCATCATAGTGAGAGGTGGTGTGAGAGCAGTTCCTGATTTTGTCAACTAAATAAAGGAGCATTGAAGGTACAAAAATATCAGTCATATATACCATTTCAAGACAACATGGACAAATCCTTCAGATCACAAGTACCTTTTTCTTCTCGCTGGATGAAGGTTCACTCCCTGAACAGCGGATGGGTTCTATGACAGGAGGGCCTTTAACTCTACTGGATGACTTCACCAGACTGCTTTCCACCAGCTCATCATCAAACTTCTTCCTCTTGATAGACCTGTGAAGCACATTCCTATTTATAAAGCAGCTATTCATGTCTAAACAccagcatttacagtaaaacaacactATCCATACCGAATTTTCTAGTTTAGTCACATGTCTATTTTACTGCCAACAAAGCTACACAAGTACACAGTTGGAATGAAAAGTGTCAAACCTGGAGGAACTTCTGCGTTTGGGAACTCCACTCCCAAACGCTTGTGTCACCGTTCTTTTTACACCTTTCACCCCAAGAGACTCTTCATCCTCAGACCGACTCTGAGCACCAGCTACTGCAATGGCTGCACCAACCACTGGGTCACCTGCTTGCATCTGTTCACCCACAACACAATCAGGCAAAGGCAGAATTCACATACTCCTGATCGGCAAGAGACGACATATGATCACACGTCTTTGATAGTTTGTGTTATAAACATTTAGTGTGCGGTTAAGACATACAAACGAAGATATGTTATCTACAGAACAAAAATAACGTATTCTGAAAGTGGAGGTTTGTGAATAAACAAGATGAAGAGAAAGCGAATAATAAAGGAAGGTTCAGCAGTGTTTGGTTGGTGTTTACTCATTCTCTTGTGCTAAACACCATTACGATAAAGGTTACAAGCGTCCACTAAGCCTCATAATTATTTATTCAAGTTATTAATTTACAGAGGCATTTACAGCTAAcgttaatttgtgtttttgaccAGTAAATGTGAGCTCGAGTCTCAGCATAGCAGTGGCAGACAAACAGCGTCTTTTGTTTACATGTAGCGTCAACCAGATGTTTGGCTTCTCCGTGTGTTTGAATGCACAGCATATTATACAAAACTTAATATAACCTCAATGTAAAATTACACGATAACCCAGTTTAGCCAACTAAATCGTTTATTTCAAATAACGCTGTTTTTGCTGGCTAGCTATCGTTAGCTTAGCTAATACAATGTCCTTGCGGTACGTTAGCCAGATTGCGAGCTAATACAACTAGCTTTCCACTCTCCTGACTCACCTTTCTTTGTTATAGCGCTTCGTTGTATATCTACCTTTAAACCAATGTCTGTATATTCTACTTTTGACTTTTACAAGCACCGTATTTGATAGCTACATGGCTAACTGGCAACATGAATGTCAAGTAGCGTTAGCATCTTTGCTAGCATGGTGGTTTACTTCTGGTAAGTTTACTAAGTCTTTGTGTTCCGTTGGCGCCGCCTCTTGGAGCGGAGGAGAAACTGCATCTGAAACAAGTACCTTTATAATAAAGAAATAGAAATAAGGAGGTTTCCAATCAGTCTACTACCCAATTTTAGTAGCTTATTTGTTAATAATGTTTGCTTTTTATAATGAACAAATATATTTTAGTGATTTCAAATCAATTCACCacatttaattttacagtatACTGACTCTGCCAATTTGTTTAATTGACCAACTGCAGGTTCTTTTTCCCACAAGAAATCTAAAACCTTTTCAGTGCTAATGTATTTACAATGATTTCAGGGTTTACCTAGTGTAAGGTATTAGTCAGAAATATTTTCCTAACTCACTGCTTTTCCAAAGTCAAATGTTGATCTTAGAAGGTCTTTTATTGCTCAGTTCCTACATATCAAACACCTGTTTGGGGTAAAAGCCAGAtagatcaaacacaaacagtaaatgaTTTCAAGTCCACAAAGCTGAAAGTCCATTCACACTGATCACAGATGGTTTTCTCCAAACTGATGTTACATGTTAATGAACTTTACTATAAATTGTTTCCAGGCAGCTCTTTGGTTTTAGGTTAGACATCATGTTGAGCAAGTTAGTGGAGAGGTTTTGATCCAAATTAttgatccacagctgctgcaACTCATGTCACAGGAACTTTGATAGTCGGAATTGTGCTTCTTAGAAACAGCTGCCTACGTGCTTTAGCTGGCTTCAGAACGACAATTAGGAACGTGTCTCATGTTTGTAATATTGCCTCATATTGCAGCTGTTGTTGAAGCAGAATTAAATGCGCAATCAAAATGTGAAATTATTGACAGTAACTGGCTCCTCAGGTAATAGTCCAAATAGAGTCGACACAGGTGAACATTTAACTTGAATATTCTTTTATTGACGTTTGCGCTAACAtgttaaattataataaatacagaGTTCAGATACTGCAAACTGTACAAGTTTACAAACTATGGCTATGTTACAAAGTGGCAGGTTCAGACATACAAATattaaaagacagacacacttGCATTGTGCTGCACTGTACAATTGTTacatacaacaaaaaaatatgaacacaaacacaaaccctgaGTGCAGAATGGCCTAGTTGTGGGATTTCAGCGGCACCAGAATTTCAACAGCTGCCAATTTTTGAAAAAAGAAGGAACCAGTCAATACAGGTTTCTCACAGTAAGCACCTTATGAACACACTAGCGAACATTATACCTAGATAACAAGAGCTCAGTAAGAGCTGCTCATATTGGAAACATCGTCTCCACGGTCTGTTAATGATCCGCACAGGAATGTGCAGTCCAGAGTGTAATGCACCAGTAGCATATATGGCATTTAGggataaaattatttttttaaaggaatCGGTGGATGACCTGCTTGTTATTAGCCCCTGTGCAAATAAGTGGTCAACTGTCATTCTGTATTCTTTCAAAGCCCAGTATTACGTCTGGAGTTCCAGTTCTCCCAGTGCAAAGCCTCACACATGAGCCATCATTCCTCTCGCCCCACGTATTTGACCTTCTGTACGTGCAAGGCCTCAAAGAGGCACAAGGCCACAGATTGAAGGCCAAAGGCTGAAGGTCCGCTCCGATCCAACCGGCTGTGTGCAGCAGGTCGGCGCTCCTTGAGATAACTGTGCCCCCCGACCTCAGAGGGACTCGCTTGCACCTCCACGCAGCAGACAGCTCCGGAGCACGGGTCATCGTTCAATGAACTGCAGGTTAATCATACTTTCAGGAACCAGAAGCGTGCGTGTCATGGGCTTCACAGAAGCCCCTTCTGGGTCCGGTTTCACGTCGAACTCCATTAGGATCTGAGAAGAGCAGAAACGGGGAAAACAGATTTACTACAACACAAGCGAGAGGCGCTGGGGAGTGATTTTTAACACAAATGCCTGGATTAAGTAATCAACTTGGGTAAATAGGCGCTGGACACAGTGGCTTAAAGCCCCTTTCATTTTTTCCACAGTGTTCCAAGAAAAGGTGCAGCAAGAGGATTTGTCAGCAATACTGCAGATCCTGTTAATTCCCTGTGATGCTGTCATGAAATTACACTGTAGTTGTATTAACTATTTTCTCTATGAATATATTCATCTAACACCAGGTTTGGGCCCTAGTGTTTTAAAAGCAGCTCACTAATCTCTCACTTTCCGGGATCATATTAATGAATCCGTCTGGTCCACTCACCCTGGACAGAGCGAGGTACAGCTCCAACTCAGCGATGCGACGGCCTATGCAGCTGCGCTTCCCCACCCCGAAGGGCAGCGAGGCGTACGGGTGGTGGGCCTGCTCCTTCCTCAGCCACCGGTGCGGCTGGAACTCATCCGGATCCGAGAACACGTCCGGATCCCGTGATGTTGCAAAGTGGCACAAGGTGATCAGAGTCTGGATGGAGAGACATCAAGGCGGGACGTGAACATGGTGAATGTGCCCAAGGTTTTCTAGTGAGAACACTGCATTAAGTAATGTGATATTATGAGTGTGGGAGCGTCACTCACGTTCTTGGGGATCAGGTAGTCTCCAACCTGGATGTCTCGTTGAGGAATCACTCTCGCATTAGCCGGGATTACAGGGTACAACCTGGAAAACGACGTTTCCATTTAATACTGACGGCCCGACCTTCAGCGCGACGCGTTCAGGTTCAACCTTCAGACCCGTACCTCAGCACCTCTCTGACCGTGGCCTTCAGGAGCGGCATGCGAGCCACGTCCGCCGCCTCCGGCTCGCGGCGGCCCTGCATCACGTCCAGCACCTCGCGCCGCAGCGACGCCTGCACCTCGGGGTGACGGGACAGCTCGTACAACGTCCAGGACAGGGTGCTGGAGATCTGGAAACAGGGCGtcaagagggggggggggttatgaaTGCGTGCGGAGGGAAGGGTCTCTGGGGAAGTCGGGGTCAGGCTTACGGTGTCAACTCCGGCGAGCAGGAGCTCTGTGACGTTGCTGTAGACCGTCTTCATGGGCAGCTTGGTTTGGGACAGGAAGTAGGTGAGGTAGCGGCCCTCCACCGTCTCCCCGCGGGCCACCCGCTCCGCCTCGGCCTTCATGCGCTGGTCAATGTGACCTTTGGCTACGGGCACAGATACAGCGGTATGAGCCACGCTGGATATAAACCGGTGATTGACAAGTCACACGACCACTGCATCGGTTGAACTCCCAACTTGATTATTGTGCCTGTCCTTTGGTCTCAGCTTGGATGCTGTTGTCGTGCGTGAGGGTTAAGGCCTTTAATCTCCTGCTTCCTGATCCAGTCTGGACCAGTGTGATTATTTTAAACATGTCAGATCTGGATAAGTCTTAATATACTGCAAGAGTGGGTGCAACGACGGCGGAGCAGCAACCAGCGCTGATCACACTGCGACACACCCTTCTCTCTTCTGTGACATTTTACATGTGCTCATTCTTTTGCTGATGTTTTGCGGCAGCCTACCGAAGCTAAACATGTAGTCCCAGCACTGACAGAAGACCTTCCAGGGTTTGGGGAACAGCTGGTGCAACCAGCTCGGCATCGCCATGGTGAGCAGCGTCATCACAAACATGGTGTTGATGGACTGGATGAAGCGCTCGGTCTCCTCGGGAACCACCTCGTCCAGGCAACCGATCCTGGATTCAAACAGCACCGAGGAAATGCCTGTGGGAAAGAAACCAAGGAAGGAAACAGGACGTGAATGATTGATTCTTTCAGTTGTTCCCGTATCTAATCTGGTTCTTGACACGTTTCTATTTAACAGCAGTCACTTGACAGTAAATGTTTGGGAGCTGCAACCGCAGACTGAACTAGTGTTTAGTCCATTGAAGCTCTTCTTCCCCACGGTAGCGTGAGCAAAAGACGTACCCTCGAGGCCGAAGCGGTAGAACTCGCTGGCGACGTCCGTGACGAGGCCCCGGCGGCGTCTGCTGAGGCGGAGTTTGGCCACGAGGTCGCCGACCACACTGTTCAGCGTCTTGTCGTAGGCCTCCACCGCCTTCGGCCGCAGCATGTGCTTCCCCAGGAGGCTCCTCACCGCCTGccactcctccccctccctggAAACACACGTGCACGGCGGCCAGCGTCAAGCACGCGCATCCGTGCTTGACGCTGGCCGATCTGGACCCGACCGCACCGCGGTGGCACTCACGCCGTCAGCAGCCCGTAGTGGTGCCCTCTCAGCTTCCTGTAGTCCTTCCAGGAGGACAGGTCCGAGCGCATGGGGTGCTGGCCCTCCTGCCTCAGCACCTGCTCGATGAGGGCCGGCTCGGCCACGTGCACCGTCAGGATGGGGCCGAAGCTGGCCTTCCACACGGGGCCGTAGCGCCGCACGCCCTCCAGCTGGGACACGAGAGGGAGCACGGACAGTGTCACAGCTCTGCAGGCAACGGTGCAACTGGagccctgaagctgctgcaggctccTCCAGACCGCGGATGCTTATTATTTATAAAGTACCTATCATCAACCAAAGCTTCTCCTCTACTTAGCAGGAGGGCCCACACATCACAGTGGATCTAATTACAATGGCCCTTGTCTGTGATCATTGCTCACATTTTAGTCTAGTCTAGACTGTGCAGGAGAACGTATAAAAAGCTAAATGCTGAGTCCATCACAACTAGTTTGCACTTCACCTGTACAACTTGCACAAAACTGAAAGCTCTATTTCCAGAAAGTGGAAACCTTAAGTCCACGAGCTATTTCTctgtgtgtaataataataataatacaactaATAAAATACAAAGCCAAACGGAGTCTATTGGGTTTCTCATCACTTTCACGTACCTGTAACTCGTGCAGTCGTGACAGTCCTCGCTTGGCGAACAGGTCCCACGCGAAGCTGACGAGCGACGGTCCGGGCATGTCCTCCAGCGTCCTCGCCGCCTTCCGCTCGGTCGCCTCGGGACCCACGGACGCGCCCTCGGCCCACCTCTCCATCCACTTGACCAGGGGGAAGGCGCTCCGGCCGGACACTCGAAGAGCTTGCTGCAGCATCCTCCTCACTAAGATCATGGGGCGGGGGCCGGACTCTGCTCCTCGGGCTGCCCGTGCTCATCTTGCTCCGCCGGCGGGAGGCTGCATTTATAAGGCGCGACCTGCAGCTCGGACGCAAGCGGAGCCGCGAATCCGCTCACTTTCCGCCAATCGCGGGCGACAGTGCGGCGCAGGCCCCGCCCCCCGGGATGAGACCGCGGGCGCGCGAGCCGAGCGGAGGGTGCGTCCAATCAGGGGCCGCGGCGCGGACCATCCCAGACGCGGCACACGTGGAGGTCCTGGAAAAAATAATAGCTGACTTCAGCGTTAGTCCGTGTGAAGCACTTTGCTCCGACTTATTTAGAATGATCGTTGAGCCTCGTGTGCTTCAAAGACGCCCCCAAAGCCAATGCTGCGATGGATCCATTTATCTGAAAGGGGAACCAGAGGTGTTTGACGCGAGATACGGCTGGATGCTAAAAGGCAGGAAGTCATCCTCTGCCTATTAATGCACACGTTAAGTTGGTTTGTTGGTGGAGGACGTGCTGCAGCTAAGTAGAACAAAAGTCAGGGGAAGCCTTGTCGGGGCcggagctgctgtgtttgccCAGCTCAAACCAAAGTTTTCTGCTGACTTTGTGCTTTTCTCAGTGAGAGAGAAAATCCTGACCTGATTTCATTTGAAGTGGAGCTTTGCCAAAGCACCGGATTGTGAAGTTAGGACCTTGGGACTCTACTCAGAATCTGCTTTGACATTTGCTCCTTTGCTTAATTCGCGCTAATTGGAAAATGTTGGATTGTCCAGTTTCAGGGTCGCGCCGGTGGTAGAACGATAAGCTGTAAAGTGACAGGGCTTCGGGGAAGATCTCTGCAGAGTTAGGGGCGAGTTACTCAACAAGTGCATCAAAAGAGGTTTTCTGGCAAATCTGGGGAAATCTCATGAGATAATGTCAGAAAAGtcctgaaattaaaaaaaaaattctatcaCCCTGAATCACACAGTAGGCCACAGTGACGAaaagagcaaaataaataaataaaaatgtaagcTTGAAGAATTTAGTAGcataaaaatgcacattttcaaCATCCAAAACAGGCTCAGCAACAACTGGCTTTAGTTATAAAGTATAAGCAGGCGTCAGTGTGAGAGCTGCACATAAAACCATTCTTTACGTCTCCTGGAGCTTCACACCGTCTTTGCAATGGAGGAGCACAGTTATGACAACGCTACAGTTTGAACCCCGGAGGACGGAGCAGCGTGGGCGACACCTGGAACGCGAGCCCCCGTCCAGGCGGCGGCCCCAGACCAGGTCACGGAGCGTTCACGCGCCACGCGGGGGTTCCACTGACGATGCACGGACGTTCTCACGTCACGTCCTGCTACCAGGTAAAAGGACCCTGCGTTGCACTGCAGCGCTCTGGGAACACGCTGTTTATTTTCGGGGCCAATGTCACGTGACCGCCTGCAGACATTAAGTAAAGTGTGAATGATTTGTTTagatggaggctggaggtggagccagTCCCATGGGTATAACACGATACTGCTAGCGCAGACTGGGCGCGATTaagaagaataaataaatgaacctGACGTGCTTCACTTTGACGTCAGTCTTAAATAAGGTGAAAAAGGGCAGATTAGAACTGCGATCATGGACACTAGAGCAGAGGCGGATGGAATCGATGCATCCCCAGCATCATTGGCCGAAGCCTCCAGGGGGAAAAGGCTGCTATCGGCGGAGCAGCTCCTCACCGCACGTGACCCGACTCAGCCGACGGCTGTGACGGAGCAAAGGTCAGCGCTGCGTC contains:
- the mcrs1 gene encoding microspherule protein 1 — its product is MQAGDPVVGAAIAVAGAQSRSEDEESLGVKGVKRTVTQAFGSGVPKRRSSSRSIKRKKFDDELVESSLVKSSSRVKGPPVIEPIRCSGSEPSSSEKKKLTKSGTALTPPLTMMINPAPIAKRVKKSKQPLHITKDLGRWKPTDDLLLINAVLQTTDLTSVHLGVKFSCRFTLREIKERWYALLYDPVISKLAWQAMRQLHPEAIAAIQSKALFSQNEEALLAKISSTSQPKLDVFQELLGKHPGVFHPSRTPKSLLVHWQLLKQYYLLDDQSVQPLPKGDQVLNFSDAEQMVDDVKLKESRDEVLEHELMISDRHQKKEIRQLEQELPRWQVLVDNITGMSMPDFDNQTLAALRGRMVRYLMRSREITLGRATKDKQIDVDLSLEGPAWKISRKQGIIKLKNNGDFFIANEGRRPIYIDGKPVLSGSKWKLNNNSVVEIAGLRFVFLINLELISLIKAEAAKMTQQ
- the LOC114856290 gene encoding 25-hydroxyvitamin D-1 alpha hydroxylase, mitochondrial, translated to MILVRRMLQQALRVSGRSAFPLVKWMERWAEGASVGPEATERKAARTLEDMPGPSLVSFAWDLFAKRGLSRLHELQLEGVRRYGPVWKASFGPILTVHVAEPALIEQVLRQEGQHPMRSDLSSWKDYRKLRGHHYGLLTAEGEEWQAVRSLLGKHMLRPKAVEAYDKTLNSVVGDLVAKLRLSRRRRGLVTDVASEFYRFGLEGISSVLFESRIGCLDEVVPEETERFIQSINTMFVMTLLTMAMPSWLHQLFPKPWKVFCQCWDYMFSFAKGHIDQRMKAEAERVARGETVEGRYLTYFLSQTKLPMKTVYSNVTELLLAGVDTISSTLSWTLYELSRHPEVQASLRREVLDVMQGRREPEAADVARMPLLKATVREVLRLYPVIPANARVIPQRDIQVGDYLIPKNTLITLCHFATSRDPDVFSDPDEFQPHRWLRKEQAHHPYASLPFGVGKRSCIGRRIAELELYLALSRILMEFDVKPDPEGASVKPMTRTLLVPESMINLQFIER